The genomic interval CTCTGGTCACATCCCGTTCACCCCTCGCGCCAAGAAGGTGCTCGAGCTGAGCCTGCGCGAGGCGCTGCAGCTCGGCCACAACTACATCGGCACCGAGCACATCCTGCTCGGCCTGATCCGCGAAGGCGAGGGCGTCGCCGCTCAGGTGCTCGTGAAGCTCGGCGCTGACCTGAACAAGGTGCGCCAGCAGGTCATCCAGCTGCTCTCCGGCGCCCCCGGTCGCGAGACGGCCTCGGTCGGCGCGCAGGCGAACGATGGCCCGGCAACCGCTCAGGGTGGCTCGCAGGTGCTCGACCAGTTCGGTCGCAACCTCACGCAGGCCGCCCGTGACGGCAAGCTCGACCCCGTCATCGGGCGCGAGAAGGAGGCGGAGCGGGTCATGCAGATCCTCTCTCGCCGCTCCAAGAACAACCCCGTCCTGATCGGCGAGCCCGGCGTCGGCAAGACCGCCGTCGTCGAGGGCCTCGCGCAGGCGATCGTCAAGGGCAACGTCCCCGAGACGCTCAAGGACAAGCAGCTCTACTCGCTCGACCTCGGCTCGCTCATCGCCGGCTCCCGCTACCGCGGTGACTTCGAAGAGCGTCTGAAGAAGGTCACGAAGGAGATCCGCACGCGCGGCGACATCATCGTCTTCATCGACGAGATTCACACCCTCGTGGGTGCGGGTGCTGCCGAGGGCGCGATCGACGCCGCGAGCATCCTCAAGCCGCTGCTCGCGCGCGGCGAGCTGCAGACGATCGGCGCGACCACGCTCGACGAGTACCGCAAGTACTTCGAGAAGGATGCCGCGCTCGAGCGCCGCTTCCAGCCGGTGCAGGTGAACGAGCCGACGCTGCCGCACACGATCAACATCCTCAAGGGTCTGCGCGACCGCTACGAGGCGCACCACAAGGTGCAGATCACCGACGGCGCCATCGTCGCTGCGGCGAACCTCGCCGACCGCTACGTCTCGGACCGGTTCCTGCCTGACAAAGCGATCGACCTGATCGATGAGGCCGGCGCGCGCCTGCGCCTCAGCATCCTCTCCTCCCCGCCCGAGCTGCGCGAGTTCGACGAGCGCATCGCGAAGGTGCGGCAGGAGAAGGAAGCCGCTTCCGAGGAGCAGGACTTCGAGAAGGCCGCGTCGCTGCGCGACCAGGAGAAGGAGCTGCTCGGTGAGCGGCTGCGCCTCGAGAAGCAGTGGCGCTCGGGCGACGTGGCAACGCAGGCCGTCGTCGACGAGGGTCTGATCGCCGAGGTTCTGGCTCAGGCCACTGGCATCCCGGTCTTCAAGCTCACCGAAGAGGAGTCCTCGCGACTGGTCTTCATGGAGAAGGCGCTGCACCAGCGTGTCATCGGTCAGGAAGAGGCGATCGCCGCGCTCTCGCGCACGATCCGCCGTCAGCGTGCGGGTCTGAAGGACCCGAAGCGCCCATCCGGTTCGTTCATCTTCGCTGGCCCCACCGGTGTCGGAAAGACCGAGCTCGCCAAGGCTCTCGCCGAGTTCCTGTTCGACGACGAGGCGGCCCTCATCTCGCTCGACATGTCGGAGTTCGGCGAGAAGCACACCGTCTCGCGGTTGTTCGGAGCCCCTCCCGGGTTCGTCGGCTTCGAAGAGGGTGGTCAGCTCACCGAGAAGGTGCGCCGCAAGCCGTTCTCGGTGGTGCTGTTCGATGAGATCGAGAAGGCCCACCCCGACATCTTCAACTCGCTGCTGCAGATCCTCGAAGAGGGTCGTCTGACCGATGGTCAGGGCCGCGTGGTCGACTTCAAGAACACCGTGATCATCATGACGACGAACCTCGGCTCGTCGGCGATCGCCGGAGGCCCCGTGGGCTTCCAGCTCGAGGGCGACTCGACGACGACCTACGAGCGGATGAAGGGCAAGGTCGACGAAGAGCTCAAGCGCCACTTCAAGCCCGAGTTCCTCAACCGCCTCGACGACATCATTGTCTTCCCGCAGCTCGACAAGAGCGAGCTGCGCCAGATCGTCGGCCTGTTCACCAAGCAGCTCGGCGACCGCCTGCTCGACCGTGACATGACGGTGGAGCTGTCGGATGCGGCCAAGGACAAGCTCATCGACATCGGCTTCGACCCCGCGCTCGGCGCACGGCCGCTGCGCCGCGCCATGCAGCGCGAGATCGAGGACCAGCTCTCGGAGCGCATCCTGCACGGTCAGCTCAACAGCGGTGACCACGTGAAGGTCGACGTCGTCGATGGCAAGTTCGACTTCGTGCACGCGCCGCGCGGCGAGAAGGTCTCGGTCGGTGTTGACACCAGCGCCGGTATCTCGGCCACGCCCGACCTCGCTGCCACCGGCACCGACTGATCGCACGACGCACCATCGAAGGGCTCGGATGCCACGGCATCCGAGCCCTTCGCTGTTTCACCAGCATCAGGGTTCTAGTCTTGAATCGTGAGCGAGTACACCGTCCGCGCAGCGCGCAGCACCGACATCACCGGCATCCACTCCCTGCTGGAGCCGATGGTCGACCGGCGCATCCTGCTCGGCAAGGATCTCGCGGTGCTCTACGGCGCGGTGCAGGAGTTCGTCGTGGCGGAGGCGGACGGTGTGCTGATCGGATGCGGTGCCCTGCACGTCATGTGGGAGGACCTCGGTGAGGTGCGCACCCTGCTCGTGCGCGCCGACTACCTGCGGCACGGCGTCGGCCGTGCGATCGTCGACGCCCTCGAGGAGCGCGCTCGCGAGCTGGGCCTCACGCGTCTGTTCTGCCTCACGTTCGAGACGGAGTTCTTCACCCGCCGCGGATACGTGCCCATCGGAGAGCAGGTGGTCGATGCCGACGTCTACTCCCAGCTGCTGCGCAGCGGCGATGCCGGTGTCGAGGAGTTCCTCGATCTCGCGCACGTCAAGCCCAACACGCTCGGCAACACCAGGATGATCAAGCACCTGAATTAGCCTTGGTTCATGCCCCGTCAGTCCGCCGCCGTCTACCGCAGACGACGACTCCTGGTGATCGTGCTCTCACTGGTGCTCGTCGCCGCGATCGGTGGGGGCGTCTGGCTCGCGATCGCGCAGCCCTGGTCGGCCGTATCCGGTACTCCCGCCACCTCGTCGCCGAAGCCGACGAAGCCCGCGCCGAGTGACAGCGAGTCCCCGAGCGAAGAGCCCAGCGACGCACCGAGCCCCGACGCGTCGGAGACACCGGGGATCGTCGCGTGCGCCGCGGCCGACATCGTCGTGGAGGCGCAGACGGATGCTGACACGTACGCAGCCGGTGAGCTGCCCGAACTGTCCATCAAGCTCACCAACAGGGGTGAGCACGACTGCACGATGAATGTGGGCTCCGCCACGCAGAAGTTCACTGTCACCAGCGGCTCTGACGAGTGGTGGCGCTCGACGGACTGCCAGACCGCGCCCAGTGACATGATCGTCACGATGAAGGCCGGAAAGTCGGTTTCCAGTGCGACGCCGGTGATCTGGGATCGCACGCGGTCGTCTGTGGACACCTGTGAAGACAAGAATCGTCCGCGTGCTCCAGGCGGTGGCGCTTCGTACCACGTGAATGTCGAGATCGGCGGGTTTGAGAGCGAGACCTCAAAACAGGTCATTCTGCGCTGAAAACCATCGGATGTTCAACACACACAACCGATATTTTGGGATACCATGAATAGTGGTTCCTAGACCTGTTGTGGCGTAAACCATCCCCAGTGGTGTCGATTTGAGCGTCCCCAGCGCTTCGACAACGCCGCGTCGGGAGCCAGGAGGGCCCTCTCGAGTACCCCAGTCCCCAATGGAGGACTCGAGAGGGCCCCACTCTTTCCACTGTCGCTCTTTGCGCACTCTCGTAGGCTGGACTCATGGCGAAGAAGAGGGCAGCGGCGAAGAAGCGCCCGGCACCGGAAGAGTTCCGTTCCGAGGCGCTGGCTCAGGCGCTCGAGAATCAGGACATGGCGGCCGTCGCCCTCGCGCTGCGCAACGGCAACACGGTCGTGCCGCTCATCAAACCCGGCGCGCGCGACAACCCTCTGGATGGGGGAGAGGTCTGGACTTACCGCGACCCGAACAGTGGCGATGTGGCCCTACTGCTGTTCAGCGATGCGACACACAAGCCGGCGAACCTGCCGCCCGGCGTCGGAATCTACTCACCGGCGTGGTTGAAGTCGTTCCTCACGACGCACCGCGACACCATCACGACCGTGTTCCTCGACATCGCCGGCCCGCACCCGATGCAGGCCCCGCCCGCTGAGCTCTTGAAGGCGCTCGAGGCCTGAATTCACTGAGTCCTAGAACGGCGGCACTTCGTCGTCGCGGGTGCTCGTGGGCGCGCCCTTCGATCGCGACCTGATGTCGGTCAGGGCCGTGCTCAGCTTCGCGGAGCGGTCGTCGATCACATGCTGATAGCCCAATCGCGCGGCTTCGCTGCGGCGCTGCGCGGCCTGCGTCACCGGCCGGATCTCACCAGCCAGCGACAGTTCGCCGACTACGGCCAGCGTCTGCGGCACGGACGTGTGCCGGATGGAGCCCGCCACCGCCACCGCGATCGCCAGATCAGCCGCAGGCTCGGTGAAGCGCACTCCGCCGACCGTCGACACGTAGACGTCGAGCTTCGAGGTCTCGATGCCGGCGCGTCGCTCGAGGATCGCCAGCACCATCGCCACGCGCGATGAGTCCAGCCCGTGCACGACGCGGCGGGGGTTCGGCGCGTTCGAGGTGATGGTCAGCGCCTGCACCTCGACGGGCAGTGCGCGGCGCCCCTCCATGGCGATGGCCACGCAGGTGCCTGGCTCGGCAGCGCCCCGCGAGAGGAAGAGTCCACTGGGGTCGGGAACCTCGGCGATGCCGACTCCGGTCATCTCGAAACATCCGACCTCATCGGTCGGGCCGAAGCGATTCTTGAGTGCCCGGATGAACCGCAGTGCCGTCTGACGGTCGCCCTCGAAATGGCACACGACGTCCACGAGGTGCTCGAGCACGCGCGGACCGGCGACCTGTCCGTCCTTCGTCACGTGCCCCACGATGATCACGGGCAGCCCGCGGTCCTTCGCCACGCGGATCAGGGTCGCCGCGACCTCGCGCACCTGGCTCGGCTGACCTGCGGCGCCGTCGATCAGCCCAGAGGCGACGGTCTGCACCGAATCGACGATGACCAGCTCGGGCTTCACCTCATCGATGTGCCCGAGGATGGTCGCGAGATCGGTCTCGCTCGCGAGGTACAGGTCGTCATGCAGCGCACCGGTGCGCTCGGCCCGCAGTCGCACCTGTGCCGGTGACTCCTCGGCGCTGGCGTACAGCACGCGGCGGCCGGCTCTGGCGGTCGCTGCTGCGACCTCGAGCAGCAGGGTGGACTTGCCGACCCCTGGCTCGCCGCTGAGCAGGATCGCCGCCCCCGGCACGATGCCGCCGCCGAGCACCCGGTCGAACTCGCCGATGCCGCTGGTGCGACGCGGGGCGTCAGCCGTGGTGATCTGGGTGATGGGACGCGCTGCGCGGTGGGCGGCCGGTGCGACAGCATCCGTCTGCCGGGCGAAGCCCGTCTTCGCACCCTGCTCGGCCACTGTGCCCCACTGTTGGCACTCGCCGCAGCGGCCCACCCACTTCGCCGTCGTCCAGCCGCACTCGGTGCAGACGAAGGCGGGCGGTGCGGGTCGACGGGTGGCCATGGACCCAGGCTATCCGTGGCATCCGACGTCCCAGGGCGCGGCGCGAAACGGCGCGCGTCGAGCGAACGATATTCACGGTGTGCGGGAGGCGCTCACGGCGATAATCTGAGGCGAGCAGATCTCGGGGGAGGGGCCATGTCCGACACGGTCAGGCTGACCAGACATGCCGATGTGGTGTCCGCTGCGAAGGATGCGCAGTCCTTCTCGAGCCGCACCTCACGCCACCTGCATGTTCCCAACGGCATGGACGGCGACGAGCACCGCGCGTTTCGCGCCCTCGTCGACCGCCAGATGACGCCGACGATCGTCGACGACCTGCAGCCGCTGTTCGACGAGGTCGCCCGCGCCATCGTCGCCGCGCTGCCGCTTGACGTCTCCTTCGACGCCGTCGGCGACCTCGGCGAGGCGTATGCCGTGCGCGCGCAGTGCCGATGGCTGGGGTGGCCGGTCGAGGTCGAGGACGAGCTGCGCGAGTGGATGGCGCGCAACTACGCCGCCGCGCGCCAGCCGGATGCCACGGTGAACGCCCGGATCGCGGCCGACTTCGACGCGCTGGTGAAGCGGCAGGTCACCGCGCACCGCGTCGCCCGCGGGCGGGGACTCCCGATCACACCGGATGCCACCCATCGCCTGCTCGACGAGCGCGTGCACGACCGCGCACTGACCGATGACGAGATCGTCTCGATCCTGCGCAACTGGACCGCAGGCGACCTCGGATCGCTCGCCCGCTGCGTGGGCGTCGTCGTGCACCGGCTGGCGGAGCGGCCCCGCTGGCAGCAGCGCATGCGTGAGCTGGCACGCGGCATCCGGAGCGGGGGTTCGGATGCTGTCGCCGGGCGCCGCGAACTCGACGCGATCCTCGGGGAGTGCCTGCGGATCGACGATCCGTTCGTGGCCAACAAGCGCGTCACGACCTGCCCGGTGACCACGCAGTCCGGCGTCGAGATCCCCCAGGGCGCGCCCGTGCTGCTGGACTGGACTGCGGCGAACGTCGACCCTGACGTGTTCTCCGATCGCTTCGACCCGCAGGCCCACGCGGCGGCGAATCTCGTCTTCGGCATCGGCCCGCACGTGTGCCCTGGCCGCGACCTGTCGTACGCCGAACTGCGTGCCGTGGTCATCGCCCTGCTCGAGGGGTCCGAGATGATCGAGCCCGCCCGCGATCAGCATCCGACACGCTTCGAAGCGCCCCTCGGAGGCTGGGCGACCGTCCCGGTGGTGCTGCGGTAGGCGTGATCAGCGCCAGCTAGCCGCCGATGGCGTTCATGCCGCGGTCGGGCTGCAGGAACGACGGGTCGTTGATCGCGTGCCCCGGCAGCTTCGCCCAGATGCAGCGCCGCAGCACGTCTTCGAGCACGGCGTCAGGCGACCCGTCGCGCAATGACGGCAGCAGGTCGAACTCGTGGGTGGAGAACAGGCAGTTGCGCAGCTGGCCGTCGGCGGTCAGCCGCAGCCGGTCGCACGCTCCGCAGAACGGCGCGGTCACCGAAGCGATCACGCCCACCGTCGAGGGGCCGCCGTCCAGCCGCCAGCGCTCGGCCGGCGCGCCGCCGCGTCCGGGCACGGGCTCGAGGTCCCAGCGCTGCGACAGCGCGGCGAGGATCTCGTCGCGCGTCACCATCGCCGAGCGATCCCAGGTGTGCCCCGAATCCAGCGGCATCTGCTCGATGAAGCGCAGCTCGGCGCCGTGGTCGACGGAGAACTGCACCAGATCGACCATCTCGTCGTCGTTCACGCCGCGCATCGCGACGGTGTTGAGCTTGAGTGGGCGGAGGTCGGATGCTGCCGCCGCGGCGATCCCGCGCAGCACATCGTCCAGTCGGTCGCGGCGCGTCAGGGCGGCGAACCGATCGCGGCGCAGCGTGTCGATCGAGATGTTCAGACGCGTGAGCCCGGCGTCGATCAGCTCGTCGAGCTTGTCGGCCAGCACGATGCCGTTCGTGGTCATCGCCACCTGCACCGGAGCGCCCGCCGACTCGATCCGCGAGATCCGACGCACGACGTCGACGATGTCGCGGCGCAGCAGCGGCTCACCACCGGTCAGCCGGAACGTGGTGATCCCGGCATCCGCCGCGATCTGCGCCACTCGCACGATCTCGTCGGTCGACAGGATCGATGTCTTCGCCAGCCACTCCACGCCCTGCTCAGGCATGCAGTACGTGCAGCGCAGAGAGCACCGGTCGGTCAGCGAGATGCGCAGATCGCGATGCGCGCGTCCGTGGGTGTCACGCAGCGGGCCGGCATTCGGCATCCGCCTCGCGGCCGCCCGCGGCGGGGCGGGCGCGATCATGACAGGAACGGCCACCACAGATCAGTCCTTCTTTCCGACATCCTTCAGCATGCCGGCGACGACAAGGGCGAACGCCCCGACCAGAACCAGCAGCCACAGACCGAGCGAGTACGAATTGGTCTCGGGGTGGTACGTCGCGCCCATGACCAGCGGCGGGAAGTAGCCGCCGAGGCCACCTGCCGCAGCGACGACACCGCTGACCGCGCCGACCTTGTCCTTCGGGGTCGACGGGCCGATCCAGGCGAACACCGCACCCATGCCGAGCCCCATGGCCGCGGCCATCAGGATGAACACGGCGCCGGTCACGATGCCCTCCGGCGGCTGCTGTCCGACGACGTACGCCAGAGAGACGATGCCGCCGAGCGAGATCAGCGAGATCACCTTCGGGCCGAAGCGGTCAGCGAGCACACCGCCGATGGGGCGCGCGACGACGGCGGCCGCCGCGAAGAGGGCCGTGCGGGCGCCGGCGCCGAGGGCATCCACGTCATCCGGGTAGATCGTCGTGAGGTACTTCGGCAGGAAGGTCGAGAAGGCCACGAACCCGCCGAACACGATGCCGTAGAGGAACGACATCTCCCACGTCACGCGCAGCTTGAGCGCGCCGGTGACCTTCGGGATCAGTTTGTCCTTGCTCGGCACCCAGACCGGGGACTCCTTCAGGAAGAACCACACCACGACAGCCATCACGACCAGCGCGCCGGCGATGATCAGGTGCGTGGGCAGGTAGCCGATGCCGTCGGCGAGCCGGGGCGTCAGCATGGCGGACACGGCTGTGCCGATCATGCCCATGCCGAAGACGCCGTTCGCGAAACCGCGACGCTCTGGCGGGAACCACGCACTTGAGAATGGGATGCCGACGGCGAAGATCGTGCCGGCGACACCGAGGTAGAACCCCGAGATGATCAGCAGGGGGAAGCTGTTGATGCTGCCGGCCAGGGCGACCAGCAGCACGGCCGGAGCAGAGAGCAGCAGCACCGCGGTGAACATCTTCCGTCCGCCGAAGCGGTCGGTCATCGCGCCGATCACGATGCGTCCGAGCGCGCCGACGAGTACCGGGGTGGCCAGCATCAGCGAGATCTGGCCCTCATCGAGTCCCATGTTCTCGGCATAGGTCTGCTGCAGCGGCGATATCGCCATCCAGGCCCAGAAGCCGATGGTCGATGCGAGTGTCGCCAGGAGCACCTGGGCGAATCCGCCTTTGAGGTCTGTGGAAGACGGAGCGGCGGTCTTAGATGATTCGGTCATCGGGTATCCCTTCGATACCGGTGGCATCCCTTAGATACCGGCGACAGTAGCGCGCCTGGTGCGCAGGGGCCACCATTTGCGCCGGGAATATGCACGGCGGCGTGCAGAGCATTAAAAACGGCGAACCCTTGTTTACAGGCCCTGGCGTGGGCAGGATGCTGGGTACACGTTGTGTACTCCGGGAAGGAGCAGAGATGACCCCTGGTCCCCGCACCGATATCGCACCTGCGACGGATGGCCCACTCGCCGATGCCCTGCTGAACATGGGACGCTTCGTGCGACCAGGTGAGACCTCGGAGGACCTGCGCTCGGTCTTCCTGAAGGGCGGCCGCTCCGGCGACTCGTTCTACCGAGACCGCTGGTCGCATGACAAGGTCGTGCGCTCCACGCACGGCGTGAACTGCACCGGCTCGTGCTCGTGGAAGGTGTACGTCAAGGACGGCATCATCACGTGGGAGGCGCAGCAGACGGACTACCCGTCGGTGGGCCCTGATTCCCCGGAGTACGAGCCACGCGGCTGCCCTCGGGGCGCGGCGTTCAGCTGGTACACCTACTCGCCGACCCGCGTGCGCTTCCCCTACATCCGCGAGACGCTCGCGCGGCTGTACCGCGAGGCCAAGGCGCAGCATCCCGACCCCGTCGACGCCTGGGCGTCGATCGTCGAGGACCCCGACAAGGCCCGCGCGTACAAGAAGGTGCGCGGCAAGGGCGGACTCGTGCGCACGAGCTGGGATGAGGTCATGGAGATCGCCGCGGCCGCCCACGTGCACACGGTGAAGCAGTACGGTCCCGACCGCATCGCCGGCTTCTCGCCGATCCCGGCCATGTCGATGGTCTCGCACGGTGCGGGGTCGCGCTTCATGAACCTCATCGGCGGCACCATGCTGTCGTTCTACGACTGGTACGCCGACCTGCCGGTCGCGAGCCCGCAGGTGTTCGGCGACCAGACCGACGTGCCGGAGTCCGCCGACTGGTGGAACGCCGGCTACCTGATCATGTGGGGCTCGAACGTGCCGGTCACCCGCACGCCCGACGCGCACTTCATGACCGAGGCCCGCTACCGCGGCCAGAAGGTCATCACGGTCTCGCCCGACTACACCGACAACACGAAGTTCGCCGACGAGTGGGTCGCCCCGCATCCCGGCACCGATGGCGCGCTCGCCATCGCCATGGGGCACGTCATCCTGCGCGAGCACTTCGTGGAGGCGCGCACCGAGCGCTTCGAGAACTACATGCAGCGCTACACAGACGCGCCGTTCCTCGTCGAGGTCGAAGAGCGTGACGGCGGATTCGTGCCGGGCAAGTTCGTGACAGCATCCGATCTCGAGGGGGCGGATGCCACGCAGGCGCGCGCCGACTTCAAGCCGGTACTGATGGACCAGTCCGGCAGCGCGGTCGTTCCGAACGGCTCGCTCGGACACCGCTTCAGCCCCGAGGACGAGGGCAAGTGGAACCTCGACCTCGGCGACGTCGTACCGCCGCTGTCCGTCGCCGATCTCGCCTCGTGGGACGGCGCGACCTCAGAGATCAGCCTGCCCCGGTTCGACCTGGCCCCGGAGCCCGGCCAGGAGCACGCCGGCGGTTCCGGCGTCGTCACGCGCGGCGTGCCGGTGCGCACCATCGCGGGCAAGAAGGTCACGACGGTCTTCGACCTGATGCTGGCCCGCTACGGCGTCGGC from Microbacterium sp. H1-D42 carries:
- the radA gene encoding DNA repair protein RadA: MATRRPAPPAFVCTECGWTTAKWVGRCGECQQWGTVAEQGAKTGFARQTDAVAPAAHRAARPITQITTADAPRRTSGIGEFDRVLGGGIVPGAAILLSGEPGVGKSTLLLEVAAATARAGRRVLYASAEESPAQVRLRAERTGALHDDLYLASETDLATILGHIDEVKPELVIVDSVQTVASGLIDGAAGQPSQVREVAATLIRVAKDRGLPVIIVGHVTKDGQVAGPRVLEHLVDVVCHFEGDRQTALRFIRALKNRFGPTDEVGCFEMTGVGIAEVPDPSGLFLSRGAAEPGTCVAIAMEGRRALPVEVQALTITSNAPNPRRVVHGLDSSRVAMVLAILERRAGIETSKLDVYVSTVGGVRFTEPAADLAIAVAVAGSIRHTSVPQTLAVVGELSLAGEIRPVTQAAQRRSEAARLGYQHVIDDRSAKLSTALTDIRSRSKGAPTSTRDDEVPPF
- a CDS encoding amino-acid N-acetyltransferase, encoding MSEYTVRAARSTDITGIHSLLEPMVDRRILLGKDLAVLYGAVQEFVVAEADGVLIGCGALHVMWEDLGEVRTLLVRADYLRHGVGRAIVDALEERARELGLTRLFCLTFETEFFTRRGYVPIGEQVVDADVYSQLLRSGDAGVEEFLDLAHVKPNTLGNTRMIKHLN
- a CDS encoding cytochrome P450, which gives rise to MSDTVRLTRHADVVSAAKDAQSFSSRTSRHLHVPNGMDGDEHRAFRALVDRQMTPTIVDDLQPLFDEVARAIVAALPLDVSFDAVGDLGEAYAVRAQCRWLGWPVEVEDELREWMARNYAAARQPDATVNARIAADFDALVKRQVTAHRVARGRGLPITPDATHRLLDERVHDRALTDDEIVSILRNWTAGDLGSLARCVGVVVHRLAERPRWQQRMRELARGIRSGGSDAVAGRRELDAILGECLRIDDPFVANKRVTTCPVTTQSGVEIPQGAPVLLDWTAANVDPDVFSDRFDPQAHAAANLVFGIGPHVCPGRDLSYAELRAVVIALLEGSEMIEPARDQHPTRFEAPLGGWATVPVVLR
- a CDS encoding ATP-dependent Clp protease ATP-binding subunit yields the protein MFERFTDRARRVVVLAQEEAKMLNHNYIGTEHILLGLIHEGEGVAAKALESLGISLDAVREQVQDIIGQGQQQPSGHIPFTPRAKKVLELSLREALQLGHNYIGTEHILLGLIREGEGVAAQVLVKLGADLNKVRQQVIQLLSGAPGRETASVGAQANDGPATAQGGSQVLDQFGRNLTQAARDGKLDPVIGREKEAERVMQILSRRSKNNPVLIGEPGVGKTAVVEGLAQAIVKGNVPETLKDKQLYSLDLGSLIAGSRYRGDFEERLKKVTKEIRTRGDIIVFIDEIHTLVGAGAAEGAIDAASILKPLLARGELQTIGATTLDEYRKYFEKDAALERRFQPVQVNEPTLPHTINILKGLRDRYEAHHKVQITDGAIVAAANLADRYVSDRFLPDKAIDLIDEAGARLRLSILSSPPELREFDERIAKVRQEKEAASEEQDFEKAASLRDQEKELLGERLRLEKQWRSGDVATQAVVDEGLIAEVLAQATGIPVFKLTEEESSRLVFMEKALHQRVIGQEEAIAALSRTIRRQRAGLKDPKRPSGSFIFAGPTGVGKTELAKALAEFLFDDEAALISLDMSEFGEKHTVSRLFGAPPGFVGFEEGGQLTEKVRRKPFSVVLFDEIEKAHPDIFNSLLQILEEGRLTDGQGRVVDFKNTVIIMTTNLGSSAIAGGPVGFQLEGDSTTTYERMKGKVDEELKRHFKPEFLNRLDDIIVFPQLDKSELRQIVGLFTKQLGDRLLDRDMTVELSDAAKDKLIDIGFDPALGARPLRRAMQREIEDQLSERILHGQLNSGDHVKVDVVDGKFDFVHAPRGEKVSVGVDTSAGISATPDLAATGTD
- a CDS encoding MFS transporter yields the protein MTESSKTAAPSSTDLKGGFAQVLLATLASTIGFWAWMAISPLQQTYAENMGLDEGQISLMLATPVLVGALGRIVIGAMTDRFGGRKMFTAVLLLSAPAVLLVALAGSINSFPLLIISGFYLGVAGTIFAVGIPFSSAWFPPERRGFANGVFGMGMIGTAVSAMLTPRLADGIGYLPTHLIIAGALVVMAVVVWFFLKESPVWVPSKDKLIPKVTGALKLRVTWEMSFLYGIVFGGFVAFSTFLPKYLTTIYPDDVDALGAGARTALFAAAAVVARPIGGVLADRFGPKVISLISLGGIVSLAYVVGQQPPEGIVTGAVFILMAAAMGLGMGAVFAWIGPSTPKDKVGAVSGVVAAAGGLGGYFPPLVMGATYHPETNSYSLGLWLLVLVGAFALVVAGMLKDVGKKD
- a CDS encoding dehydrogenase; this encodes MAKKRAAAKKRPAPEEFRSEALAQALENQDMAAVALALRNGNTVVPLIKPGARDNPLDGGEVWTYRDPNSGDVALLLFSDATHKPANLPPGVGIYSPAWLKSFLTTHRDTITTVFLDIAGPHPMQAPPAELLKALEA
- the moaA gene encoding GTP 3',8-cyclase MoaA, whose product is MPNAGPLRDTHGRAHRDLRISLTDRCSLRCTYCMPEQGVEWLAKTSILSTDEIVRVAQIAADAGITTFRLTGGEPLLRRDIVDVVRRISRIESAGAPVQVAMTTNGIVLADKLDELIDAGLTRLNISIDTLRRDRFAALTRRDRLDDVLRGIAAAAASDLRPLKLNTVAMRGVNDDEMVDLVQFSVDHGAELRFIEQMPLDSGHTWDRSAMVTRDEILAALSQRWDLEPVPGRGGAPAERWRLDGGPSTVGVIASVTAPFCGACDRLRLTADGQLRNCLFSTHEFDLLPSLRDGSPDAVLEDVLRRCIWAKLPGHAINDPSFLQPDRGMNAIGG